TCAGGGCTACAGTTTTCGGCTCAGGTTTAAACATCGAGGACATGCACACATTTATTAGTGGGCATAGGTAGCATTTTGACCTGGATAAGTCTTTAGCGCAGTATCCCATTATCGAGATCCTGGAGAGCAGATAATCATATTTTACTGGATCATCAGGGTTTATCCTCCTCAGAAACCTCGTAGCCTCTAGAACACCGCTCCAACTCACATTTAACTTTATATGGAATGCTCTTGAGAAGACCCTACGGAGGCCCTCATCAAGTGATACCAATAGGTGTCTCTTCTCAATAAAGTTCCATAGTCCTAGGTCAGGATATGGTCTAACCATCCACCTCATAAAGAGATTTAATCTCTTAAGTGGTGAAGATGACCTTATCGGGACTAATGGTGGCCTGCCGCCACACTTATGGAAGACCTTTACGAGACTTAAGATGACAGCCTCCATAGGCTCCTTTAGATGAGATGAGCCCTCATAAATATCCTTCACGATGCTTCTGAGTGAACCATACTCACTAATTATCCTCCTGAAAACTCCGAGAAGGTTAATTAGGTCTTCGATTTTAATGAACCTATGTGTAAAGCCTTTTTTAACACCCCTACTGCTTTTCCATTGAAAATTGCTAAATATGCTTCTCGCTAACTCCTCATTGCGAATTAAGTGAATAAACTTTATTTCACGCTCCTCCATCCAGGATACTAAGCCCTTTAACATAGGGTTTAGAATGTTCATAACAGGAACCTGGAAGTCTATCAGAGCACAGAATAGCGCCCAAAACTCCCTATCAACACTATCTTCCGCGGAGTAAAGCCTAACCGGACCAAGCGCAGACGCCTCCAAGTAGGTGCTTTTTAAGCGATCGTAAACTTCATCTAAAACATACATAAGATACTTATAATCGCTCTGGACATACACATTTTCTCCCATCCCTTCGCCCCACTATATAAAACCACTTCAAAGATGGATAATAAGGATCAACAACTTTACCTATCCTATTCCAAGCATTCCTCTAATGTCTTCATTTCGGCAAAATATATTTCTATCAACTCTGGGTATTACTGCATAAAAGTCCAGAGAGGAAAGGGTTTTTTAAACCATCAGGGTTTATGGTAGAGTAAAATCTTATGCAGGGTAACGTCGGAAAACCGCTTTGCATCTGAAGGTTTAAATTTATGAGAGCTTTCCAATAATTTACCTAGGTTGGAATGGAGCATCTCTTACATGATGGAAGATTTCATTGTCGCTTTGGTTGCGATTTTTATGTTCTCAATAACGATTTATGTATCTGGCGTTGCGCTTTCACGTAGAAGTGTCAGGAATGAACCTAGTAAAAAAATACCTTATGTATGTGGCGAAAGACCAGCATCTTTAACCTCGAGAGTTGTCGTCTCCCTATATAAATATGTTATTTTTTTCATTATTCTTG
This Candidatus Bathyarchaeia archaeon DNA region includes the following protein-coding sequences:
- the ndhC gene encoding NADH-quinone oxidoreductase subunit A, which encodes MMEDFIVALVAIFMFSITIYVSGVALSRRSVRNEPSKKIPYVCGERPASLTSRVVVSLYKYVIFFIILDSSLVIIAFASTALNPFNIWFFSIYVLLLLISSTLLMEVVE
- a CDS encoding DUF2400 family protein, whose amino-acid sequence is MGENVYVQSDYKYLMYVLDEVYDRLKSTYLEASALGPVRLYSAEDSVDREFWALFCALIDFQVPVMNILNPMLKGLVSWMEEREIKFIHLIRNEELARSIFSNFQWKSSRGVKKGFTHRFIKIEDLINLLGVFRRIISEYGSLRSIVKDIYEGSSHLKEPMEAVILSLVKVFHKCGGRPPLVPIRSSSPLKRLNLFMRWMVRPYPDLGLWNFIEKRHLLVSLDEGLRRVFSRAFHIKLNVSWSGVLEATRFLRRINPDDPVKYDYLLSRISIMGYCAKDLSRSKCYLCPLINVCMSSMFKPEPKTVALRGKEREIFESFLSRYGHEYDLVKTEYPLGNYTADALLHKINCETYVAEVEEHLNYNAIGQALTYRYLYFKIHGKEAKPIIVCSRSARDLKEACEREQGIMVIEIG